The following is a genomic window from Spirosoma foliorum.
GTAAAACCGGCAGGGGCCTGGGGTGTTTTGCCTTCTGGCCAGCCAACCACATTACTGAAGTTTTTCGCCGATTTTGTTGCGAACGGAGCTGGTAAATTAATCGTCGTATCGACTGTTGTAACCGTTTCTCCGGTCTGATTGGTCTCTTTTTTTGTGTTACACCCCACCAGGGAGGCAGACAGGGCCATACCTGCCAGAATAACTGTTGTCTTTTTCATCGTTGAGTAAATTTTACGTTTACTCAACTCCCCGAACAATCATTTGGTTACGAGGTAGACACTCTTGCGTTAACAACCTTATGTCCACAGAGGTATGGAGAACACAGAGACATATTATATCTTCCTTTTTGTGCTCCGTGCCTCTGTGGATATAATAGCTTTTATTAGTGGACTAGTGATCGCGAGAATTTAGCATAAGCGATTGGGCCTTTATAGAACACATCGCTCACTGCTTCCATGCTGAAACGACTGTAGAAGTCAGCCGCATCAAGCCGGGCATCACACCAGAGAGTGGTTGCCCCAAGACGCGTTGCCTCAGCAATGGCGTGGTTCAAAAGCAATGTGCCAATACCTCGTCGCTGGCAGTCGGGCCGGGCGGCAAACTTGCGAAAACGACTATCTTTCCCATTGACAAATAGTGATATCACGGCCACTAACTCGTCATTCAGAAACGCCCCAAAATGATGGCCTTCATCATCATTTTCAACTTTTACATAATCAAGCGGTTTGTCAGGCCAAAGCACCGAATGGCGGAGCGGATAAGTCTGTTCGGGGGTTATGGGTTGAAGTAAGATTTTATCTGACATTCCTTTAAAATCAAGCATTTATTACTCTTATCGTTATTACAATGGTTGCCATATTACAAATTGAGCATATTTTGAAAGCGGCAAAAATGAAACCTATGATTATAGCTACTCTTGTTGAAGGGGATCCTGCTTATAAACCTGGCGAAAATTTAAAGTTGAGTGATATAGAAGTACAAAGGATATTACCACCACGAACTGAGCCACCAAGATTTGATCTACTGGCTTTTACACCTAGTAAAAATGCTGAAGCCGATAAATTGCAAATAGGTCAATTGGTAGTTCTAACTATGTAAGCAATGGAGCCATTTTCAACACTAGAAAAGTTAGAATTAGGCACTGTTAAATACAGGAATTAAAACGGCAGTTTTCCTAAATCGACATTGCCGCCGGTTATGATAATGCCAATTTTTTGCCCTGAAAACTGCTCTTTGTGTTTCAACACAGCTGCTAATGGCACCGCACTCGATGGCTCAATAATGATCTTCATACGCTCCCAAACCAGCCGCATAGCTGCAGCAATCTCGTCATCTGAAACGGTCATGATATCCGAAACGTGGGCCTGAATAATGGCCAGAGTCCGCTCACTGAGTGTGGTCATTAATCCATCCGCAATCGTTTTAATAAAGGGCGCTTTTTCTACACGGCCACTTTGAAACGATAAAACAGCATCGGCCGCCCCTTCAGGTTCTCCAGCGATCACGCGCGTTTTGGGCGATAGATAATGCGTTGTCAGAGCCGTTCCACTCAGCAACCCTCCTCCCCCAACCGGAGCCATAATTATATCGAATGGCACATCTGTTCCAGCATCTTCAATCAATTCTTTAGCCGCCGTAGCCTGCCCTGCAATAACACGATCATCATCAAAGGGGTGAACCAATACGGCTCCTGTCCGTTCGATCACTTCCCGAACGCCGTTTTCGCGGGCTTCAAGCGTGGGCTCGCATTCGATGATTTCTGCCCCATACCCTCGAACAGCATCTTTCTTGACTTTTGGAGCCGTACGCGGCATCACGATATATGCAGGTAAGCCAACCTGACGAGCTGCAAAGGCAACAGCCTGCGCATGGTTGCCTGACGAGTGCGTTGTGATCGCGTTACCTTCCTCATTCTGAACAACTTGTAAAATGGCATTCAGACCTCCCCGCGCTTTGAAAGCGCCTATTTTCTGGAAATTCTCACACTTAAAAAATAGCTCCGCCCCAGCGCGATCATTGATCGTTTGATTGGTCAGAACAGCCGTGCGATGAATATAAGGCCGAACACGGTCGTGAGCCTCTTGTATGGTATCAAATGAAATCATGAATGAGTAGGGTATATTGTTCGCGCTTTATCGTTTATAGAGTAACGCACTGATTCCAAGAATTGGACTTCAGACATCAAACTACCAACTTCAAACGCTAAACTACAAACGTTACGAGTTATGACCTCCAACCGTCGTTCGTTTTTAAAACAAGCTGCTGGCTCGCTGGCTGCCATGGCTGTTATGCCAACTGCTTTTGCCGAAACATCAGCGAAAAAGATGTTCTTCGATATCTCTTTAGCCGAGTGGTCATTACACAAAGCCTTATTCGCCAAGAAAATCACGAATCTGGATTTTCCTGGCATTGCCCGCAAAGAGTTCGATATCAGCATTGTTGAGTATGTTAACCAGTTCTTTAAAGATAAAGCACAGGATAAGACCTATCTGAATGATTTGTTAACCCGCTGTAAAGACAACGGCATTACGAATCACCTAATCATGATCGATGGCGAAGGCAATCTGGGGGCTCCAGACGCTGCCGAGCGGTCGAAAGCGGTGGAGAATCACCATAAGTGGGTAGAATGTGCGAAGTACCTGGGTTGCAAAACGATCCGGGTTAATGCTGCCGGACAAGGCACTGCCGAAGAGGTTTCTAAAGCTGCCGTTGACGGATTAGGCAAGTTGGGGGAATTTGCCAAAACCATGAATATCAACGTCATCGTAGAAAATCACGGTGGATATTCCTCAAACGGTCAGTGGTTGTCGGGGGTGATGAAACAGGTAGGTATGAAAAACGTAGGTACCTTACCCGACTTTGGCAATTTCTGCATCAAGCACGGTCAGGGTCATACGTGTGAGGAAGAGTACGATCGATACAAAGGCACAAGCGAGCTAATGCCGTTTGCCAAAGGTGCATCGGCTAAATTCTATAATTTCGATGCCAATGGCAATTGCGTCGAAACCGACTATAATCGTATTCTGAAGATTGTAAAAGACAGCGGTTTCAAAGGAACCATCGGTATCGAATATGAAGGAGATGGTTTAGAAGAATATGAAGGTATTCGGAAATCAAAGGCCATTTTGGAGCGCGTAGGGCCGATTGTATAGAATTTGAGTTATAAGGTTGAAGGGTTGAATAGTTGTAGAGTTAACTGATCTGTTCAGTAACTCTACAACTATTCAACCCTTCAACCTTATAACTATCTTAAAGTCCCACACTTGGCTGGGCTACATAGCGAAGCAACTCCTGGCGGGTAGCTTCCTGCTCAAACTTTCCACTATAGGACGAGGTGATCGTGGTGCTGTTCAGATCGCGAATACCGCGTGTTGATACACATAGATGTTTGGCATCGATGATTACAGCAACATCTTCCGTTTCCAGAACACGCTTCAGTTCGTTCGCAATCTGCACCGTCAGGCGTTCCTGTACCTGGGGGCGTTTGCAGAAATACTCCACAATTCGATTCAGTTTCGACAAGCCAATAACCTTTCCGCTCGATATATAAGCAACGTGCGCTCTACCGATGATCGGTACAAAATGGTGCTCGCAGTACGTCTGAACCGTAATATCTTTTTCGAGCAGCATTTCATTGTACTGAAACTTATTGTCGAACAGCGTTGATGCTGGCTTATTGGCTGGGTTCAGACCACTGAAGATTTCCTTCACGTACATCTTGGCGACACGCCGGGGCGATCCTTTCAGACTGTCGTCGGTCAGGTCGAGGCCCAGGATGTTCATGATTTCACGGAAATGTTCTTCAATAAGGTCAATTTTGAGGTCATCATCGAGGGCAAAGGCATCATCACGCATGGGTGTATCGATGGAGCTTGTTCCATGATCATCACCCAACTCGTCCACTAATTCGTCGTTGTAATGCCCATTTTTATGGATATCCGTAAACGTTCGGCCATTAGACGGGATATTCGACGAAGTTCCGTTCTGTTTCATACAGTCTGATTTTAAGCTCTAAGCCCTCGCTTAGCTGATTTCGTAAAAGAGTATAGATCACGATGGCGATATTCTCTGCCGATGGGTTCAGGTCAGCGAATTCCTCGGTATCCAGATTCAGATTTTTGTGATCGAAGCGATCAATGACATGTTTCTGCATCAGCTCGCCAAGATATTTCATATCAATGACATAGCCCGTTTCGGGATCAATGGGACCAATAACCTGCACAACTAACTCGTAGTTATGCCCATGAAAATTGGGGTTATTGCACTTGCCATAAACACGTGCATTTTTTTCATCGGACCAATTAGGATTGTTCAGACGATGTGCCGCATTGAAATGTTCTTTCCGAAACACAGCCACCCGTGGACTATTTGTCCGGGGGACACTTGTTTGGGGAACATCCGTTCCAGAAGTATTCATAAACTGAATCTAAAAAAGGTCAATCAACCTGTCGTTACAAAGTTTGTGTACAACACAGGCAGACAGCAGAGCGTGTAGCCAGAACGCTCCTTAGTGTGCAGTCATATCAGTAACCCATCTTACCCTAGTTTCGTTCAAAAATGGGAAGATGGGCGTTGTTCAATAAGGTGTTTTTTAGGGGTACAGGGCGAGTTAAGTGGGGATACCCGTTCCACAGTCAGAACAGAATTTCTGATCCGCTTTGGCTTTCGCTCCGCAGTTGGTACAGAACCGTTCCGCTTTTTGAATCTGCCCATTAGGCGTGCCACAAGAGGGGCAAAACTTGTCGGTTGGTGCTAATTTACCACTACAGTTCGTACAGGCAACAACAGCGGCCCGCTGATTAAAATCAAGGTGTTGTGTATAATCTACCTGCCGAGTTTTGTCGCGGATTTGCTCCGAAGTAGCTATGGCTTGCTGGGCAGCCAGTTCTTCCCGTTCATCGGGGGCGCAGCTTTCGCAAAGCCCTGCACTGGCATTCCAGCAAACATCTGGACACACCCATTGCCCACAACGCGTACACTGGTGGAAGTGCGTTTTCCCTTCCTGAACAGCTTTAGTCAACGCATCATCATGCGCTTTTCCGCCAATAGCCCGCTGCATGTTACGCGTGGCGTTACCAGCTTCATAAAAAAAACTGCCGAAAACACTGCCTGCCATATTGAGTAGTTCGCCAGCTACTCCCAGATTATTTGTTTGAAAATGAGACATATGCCCATTCCCGCATTTATCACATCGGAACGAAAACTGAAATCCTTTATCGGTGGAAAGATCATCGTAGTTACGAACGAACTGAATCATAGCACAGACCTAATTATAGTTTGCTTAAATGTATGGTGAAACGATAGCCCGCTGATTTTTATGATCATTAAGATGAATTATGATTTTATTGTTTTACCTGAACTCCTAGTTAAGATTATAAAAATCACCATTAGACGCTATTGATCGTAGTCGAAATCTACGCGAATCATACCAATCTTAAAAATCAGCGGACTATTGATTAAAAATAAGAAAGAAAACCTTCGCTCCGGTAAGTTAATTGCCCATCGGCCTTTGTTACCACGAACCATCTATTATTCTATCATTACCGCCTATCAAATCCTTAGCCTGCAATGGAACCGGACAACCACAGTCCCCGTTTTGCCCCCATGAAACGATTTAAGACCGCTATGTTAATTACCGTACTTGTATTGATTGGGTTAGTAGCTGCTGTGTTCTTGTTTATGAAACAGAGTCCATTTGGCCAGGACCCAGCCGAAGCCCGATTAGAACGTATCCAGCAATCACCAAACTATAAGAATGGTTCATTCCAGAATTTAGAGCCTACAGAGGTTATGCGAGAGAACGCATCGTATGTGGGCATGATGCGTGACTTTATAAAAAAAGATAAAGACAATATTCCGCCCAGGCCAATACCCTCGGTAAAAACGGACCTTAAAGCCTTAGACGATGCCAAACCCACAATTGTGTGGTTCGGGCATTCGTCTTACCTGATTAAATCGAAAGGTGTGACCATTTTGCTCGATCCCGTTTTCAGTGGTCATGCCTCGCCCGTATCGTTTTTCGGAGGAGCTTTTGCCGGATCAAACACCTATGACGTCGATGACATGCCCAACATCGACTATCTGATTCTCTCTCACGATCACTACGACCACCTCGATTATGAGACCATTGTCAAACTGATTCCGAAGGTCAAAAAATTCTACACCGCCCTAGGCGTAGGTGCCCACCTCGAACGCTGGGGTGTGCCAGCCGATCGGATTGTGGAGTTCGACTGGTGGGAGCATCAACCCGTAGCCGATGGCATTGACCTGACCGCCACACCCGCACGCCATTTTTCGGGACGTAGTTTTGCTCGTGGTAAAACGCTCTGGACTTCCTACGTACTGAATCTACACGGTTATAAGCTGTTTCTGGGTGGCGATTCAGGGTATGGAAAACACTTCCAGACAATCGGGGATCAATACGGACCATTTGATCTGGCCATTCTCGAATGTGGGCAATATGGTCTAGACTGGCCCAACATCCACATGATGCCCGAAGAAGTAATATCAGCGGCTCAGGATTTGCGGGCCAGAGTTTTACTTCCTGTACACTGGGCAAAATTTTCCTTATCGTACCACGCCTGGAACGAGCCTATTAAGCGACTTATGAAAAAAGCCGAAAAAGAGGGC
Proteins encoded in this region:
- a CDS encoding 6-pyruvoyl trahydropterin synthase family protein, producing the protein MNTSGTDVPQTSVPRTNSPRVAVFRKEHFNAAHRLNNPNWSDEKNARVYGKCNNPNFHGHNYELVVQVIGPIDPETGYVIDMKYLGELMQKHVIDRFDHKNLNLDTEEFADLNPSAENIAIVIYTLLRNQLSEGLELKIRLYETERNFVEYPV
- a CDS encoding GNAT family N-acetyltransferase → MSDKILLQPITPEQTYPLRHSVLWPDKPLDYVKVENDDEGHHFGAFLNDELVAVISLFVNGKDSRFRKFAARPDCQRRGIGTLLLNHAIAEATRLGATTLWCDARLDAADFYSRFSMEAVSDVFYKGPIAYAKFSRSLVH
- a CDS encoding zinc ribbon domain-containing protein; its protein translation is MIQFVRNYDDLSTDKGFQFSFRCDKCGNGHMSHFQTNNLGVAGELLNMAGSVFGSFFYEAGNATRNMQRAIGGKAHDDALTKAVQEGKTHFHQCTRCGQWVCPDVCWNASAGLCESCAPDEREELAAQQAIATSEQIRDKTRQVDYTQHLDFNQRAAVVACTNCSGKLAPTDKFCPSCGTPNGQIQKAERFCTNCGAKAKADQKFCSDCGTGIPT
- a CDS encoding MBL fold metallo-hydrolase, producing the protein MKRFKTAMLITVLVLIGLVAAVFLFMKQSPFGQDPAEARLERIQQSPNYKNGSFQNLEPTEVMRENASYVGMMRDFIKKDKDNIPPRPIPSVKTDLKALDDAKPTIVWFGHSSYLIKSKGVTILLDPVFSGHASPVSFFGGAFAGSNTYDVDDMPNIDYLILSHDHYDHLDYETIVKLIPKVKKFYTALGVGAHLERWGVPADRIVEFDWWEHQPVADGIDLTATPARHFSGRSFARGKTLWTSYVLNLHGYKLFLGGDSGYGKHFQTIGDQYGPFDLAILECGQYGLDWPNIHMMPEEVISAAQDLRARVLLPVHWAKFSLSYHAWNEPIKRLMKKAEKEGFDVTTPKIGEPVVLNASYPRAVWWNF
- a CDS encoding threonine ammonia-lyase: MISFDTIQEAHDRVRPYIHRTAVLTNQTINDRAGAELFFKCENFQKIGAFKARGGLNAILQVVQNEEGNAITTHSSGNHAQAVAFAARQVGLPAYIVMPRTAPKVKKDAVRGYGAEIIECEPTLEARENGVREVIERTGAVLVHPFDDDRVIAGQATAAKELIEDAGTDVPFDIIMAPVGGGGLLSGTALTTHYLSPKTRVIAGEPEGAADAVLSFQSGRVEKAPFIKTIADGLMTTLSERTLAIIQAHVSDIMTVSDDEIAAAMRLVWERMKIIIEPSSAVPLAAVLKHKEQFSGQKIGIIITGGNVDLGKLPF
- a CDS encoding sugar phosphate isomerase/epimerase family protein is translated as MTSNRRSFLKQAAGSLAAMAVMPTAFAETSAKKMFFDISLAEWSLHKALFAKKITNLDFPGIARKEFDISIVEYVNQFFKDKAQDKTYLNDLLTRCKDNGITNHLIMIDGEGNLGAPDAAERSKAVENHHKWVECAKYLGCKTIRVNAAGQGTAEEVSKAAVDGLGKLGEFAKTMNINVIVENHGGYSSNGQWLSGVMKQVGMKNVGTLPDFGNFCIKHGQGHTCEEEYDRYKGTSELMPFAKGASAKFYNFDANGNCVETDYNRILKIVKDSGFKGTIGIEYEGDGLEEYEGIRKSKAILERVGPIV
- the folE gene encoding GTP cyclohydrolase I FolE; protein product: MKQNGTSSNIPSNGRTFTDIHKNGHYNDELVDELGDDHGTSSIDTPMRDDAFALDDDLKIDLIEEHFREIMNILGLDLTDDSLKGSPRRVAKMYVKEIFSGLNPANKPASTLFDNKFQYNEMLLEKDITVQTYCEHHFVPIIGRAHVAYISSGKVIGLSKLNRIVEYFCKRPQVQERLTVQIANELKRVLETEDVAVIIDAKHLCVSTRGIRDLNSTTITSSYSGKFEQEATRQELLRYVAQPSVGL